A genomic window from Anopheles ziemanni chromosome X, idAnoZiCoDA_A2_x.2, whole genome shotgun sequence includes:
- the LOC131290801 gene encoding cuticle protein 16.8 — translation MFRFILLSTLLVAATAQYNGGYHRDPKTAAILSEQRYLSGDGKFGAAYTQEDGTDFKEETDADGNRRGSYSYVDPTGQRRTISYVAGKNGFQASGDHLPVAPPAPPQAAPQPSYQPQQSYAAPAQQYDSGRSYDINNGEYDPRWNDPNFSQQQTQYQAPAPAPAPVHNYHHAPAPVAPVPQYNQHNYAPAPAPQAPAWTSTPAPHRFQPPGKLQLNRTPDGYSYTFNKV, via the exons ATGTTCAGATTT ATTCTTCTATCAACGCTGCTGGTGGCCGCGACCGCCCAGTATAACGGTGGTTATCACCGCGATCCGAAGACCGCCGCCATCCTGAGCGAGCAGCGGTACCTGTCCGGCGACGGCAAGTTCGGCGCCGCCTACACGCAGGAGGACGGTACCGACTTCAAGGAGGAGACCGACGCCGACGGTAACCGCCGCGGCTCGTACAGCTACGTTGACCCCACTGGACAGAGAAGAACCATCTCCTACGTTGCCGGCAAGAATGG ATTCCAAGCCTCCGGAGACCATCTGCCGGTAGCCCCGCCGGCCCCACCACAGGCGGCCCCGCAGCCCAGCTACCAGCCGCAGCAGTCGTATGCCGCCCCGGCCCAGCAGTACGACAGCGGCCGCAGCTACGACATCAACAACGGCGAGTACGATCCGCGCTGGAACGACCCGAACTTCAGCCAGCAGCAGACCCAGTACCAGGCCCCCGCGCCCGCCCCGGCCCCGGTCCACAACTACCACCACGCGCCGGCCCCGGTCGCCCCCGTGCCCCAGTACAACCAGCACAACTACGCCCCCGCCCCGGCCCCGCAGGCGCCCGCCTGGACCAGCACCCCGGCCCCGCACCGCTTCCAGCCACCGGGCAAGCTCCAGCTGAACCGAACCCCCGACGGCTACAGCTACACCTTCAACAAGGTCTAG
- the LOC131291041 gene encoding uncharacterized protein LOC131291041, with protein MCYYRFVCATLLMVVASPVSSDNPRHPQSTISLHQSASGSDESFTPLYDGGGGGGGGGGALFPADEQVFAPTLPIPEKQVLELAGLRADIAAASGSGRAGISGPSRSQTAAAAAAAAAVDDEHHPAAQKIYPTFFRNIPPLGHSRPYYQSTEAAIEQQRFNKLRAPAIPEVSSPLLGSGDFGVIKGGTFYYDTDGPSKGFVDDFYSLGYNNNNGHGRPQLAFLVQKPHQKEEQFSNFRDFADINISNDPAYSHHAPLFLPVPDSRHHEPENILDELRSLDLEATSTMATTTTTTASKGSHGKGVAQKRKKSTLVERKKRLKTLKDAKGQPEGGSEDYMMAAS; from the exons ATGTGTTACTACCGGTTCGTCTGTGCTACCCTGCTGATGGTCGTCGCTTCGCCGGTGAGCAGTGACAACCCCCGCCATCCCCAGTCCACGATCAGCCTGCATCAATCAGCATCCGGCAGCGATG AGTCATTCACCCCGCTGTAcgatggcggtggcggtggcggaggCGGCGGCGGGGCCCTGTTTCCCGCGGACGAGCAGGTTTTCGCGCCGACACTGCCGATACCggaaaaacaagttttggAGCTAGCCGGGCTGCGGGCGGACATTGCGGCCGCTTCCGGCAGTGGACGGGCGGGCATCAGCGGCCCGAGCAGATCTcagacggcggcggcggcggcggcggcggcggcggtggacgACGAACATCATCCGGCGGCGCAGAAAATCTATCCCACCTTCTTCCGCAACATTCCCCCGCTGGGCCACTCACGGCCCTACTACCAGTCGACGGAGGCGGCCATCGAGCAGCAGCGCTTCAACAAGCTGCGAGCGCCGGCCATCCCGGAAGTCAGCTCGCCCTTGCTCGGTTCGGGCGACTTCGGCGTCATCAAGG GTGGCACGTTCTACTATGACACCGATGGTCCGAGTAAGGGCTTCGTCGACGACTTCTACAGCCTCggctacaacaacaacaacgggcACGGGCGGCCGCAGCTGGCGTTCCTCGTGCAGAAGCCGCACCAGAAGGAGGAGCAGTTCTCCAACTTCCGCGACTTTGCCGACATCAACATCTCCAACGATCCGGCGTACTCGCACCATGCGCCACTCTTCCTGCCCGTACCTGACAGCCGGCATCACGAACCGGAGAACATCCTGGACGAGCTGAGGTCGCTGGATCTCGAGGCGACCTCTacgatggcgacgacgacgacgacgaccgctTCCAAGGGAAGCCACGGGAAAGGGGTGGCGCAGAAGCGGAAGAAGAGCACACTCGTCGAGAGGAAAAAGCGGCTAAAGACTctgaaggacgccaaggggcAGCCGGAGGGCGGTTCGGAGGACTACATGATGGCGGCGAGCTAG